One genomic segment of Plasmodium cynomolgi strain B DNA, chromosome 14, whole genome shotgun sequence includes these proteins:
- a CDS encoding carbamoyl phosphate synthetase II (putative) produces the protein YKTVGKLILEDDTEFVGYSVGYEGCKEEEKATAKREDTKGSNSNQVLEKKKYLKEDMLFKNSKIENEDYIVTGEVIFNTAMVGYPEALTDPSYFGQILVLTFPSIGNYGVEKVHHNNFGLVKNFESNKIQIQGLVICEYTKKSYHYNSCITLSEWLKLYKVPCIGGIDTRALTKILREKGSMLGKIVIYKNAKNVNKLYKEISLFDPGQIDTIKYVCNHFIRVIKLGKVNYYNNCKSKENSKGTNDANDYSPEEQEKENGNNSLTKCNSYNYQSVSSFEKMDSNKNSNEHSLLRDKMNLLTSSDENIDHCSSYQEYCTNGGKKDAFFNLRGACEYDKYLIDLEENSFFHDGNVDEYGHYDVEMSLQRSGLSDAGNEECTASGRGERSAPKDEATFNLNNDYSTYVKKKLNQEEFLKLVNKRKFDTEKIIVVVDCGIKNSIIKNLMKNGKDLPLTYIIVPYYYDYNSIDYDAVLLSNGPGDPKKCDFLIETLKKSLQKNKLIFGICLGNQLLGISLGCETYKMKYGNRGVNQPVIQLVDNKCYITSQNHGYCLKKKSILKRKELAISYVNANDKSVEGITHKNGRFYSVQFHPEGNNGPEDTSFLFKNFLIDMFNKKREFREHIGHNIIYIKKKVLLLGSGGLCIGQAGEFDYSGTQAIKSLKECGIYVILVNPNIATVQTSKGLADKVYFLPVNCEFVEKIIKKEKPDFILCTFGGQTALNCALMLEQKKILKKNNCLALGTSLESILITENRSMFAEKLREINEIIAPYGSAKNVEQAIEVANKIGYPILVRTTFSLGGLNSSFINNEEELVKKCKEIFLQTDNEIFIDKSLKGWKEIEYELLRDNKNNCIAICNMENIDPLGIHTGDSIVVAPSQTLSNYEYYKFREIALKVITHLNIIGECNIQFGINPKTGEYCIIEVNARLSRSSALASKATGYPLAYISAKIALGYDLISLKNSITKKTTACFEPSLDYITTKIPRWDLNKFEFASKTMNSSMKSVGEVMSIGRTFEESIQKSLRCIDDNYLGFSNTYCIDWDEAKIVDELKNPSPKRIDAIHQAFHLNIPMEKIHELTHIDYWFLHKFYNIFNLQNRLKTLSLEQLSFYDLKYFKKHGFSDKQIAHYLSFNNPKVNEAVVMRYRESIGLHPHIKVIDTLSAEFPALTNYLYLTYQGVEHDVLPLNMKRKKKLPLGSTGKKVNRAGNRVYPHISIEMQEKKAMKQLQMGYDQNGYSEAFGNDVDVTVMSRKVDGAVGQHNKMVNSSPFEDSNKEGPFSTDEGAQMNVHASPSNQLLSKDGKEEKSIGSDETNVFSVKNYTNNVSFPNSLNIAGSTMVNNNPQSATQEGRDSKHTKEFSANNTSKDECSKKLQNREVLMNHKIDDISNRSSHSTNDQLYLENFNTSDEEMTNKNGDAYYLSKKKKNFSDSKEAGNLYYLVDSVYNNEYKMSKMKELINSEYTDSNDSLPCEQRGFVVKSGQMGARFGATSPAEDSIPMYVPRYAGRKSNAVKEESAKGDKLHHHKAERERSKGRGSSKGRGSSKGRGSSKGRGSSKGRSSSKGRSSSKKRETKLNSNGINCDDRNSDCFSELSYLRNCTKSSDAENDDIDDDDDAYYNGVDDVYTCSTDNDLFDDYVESYNTFSSKESEGSSIYSENENIFSEKFNDIGFKIIHDRNEKEKEKNVLLC, from the coding sequence TACAAAACCGTGGGGAAGCTCATTCTCGAAGATGACACCGAGTTTGTAGGATACAGTGTTGGGTACGAAGGGtgcaaagaagaagaaaaagctaCTGCAAAGAGGGAAGACACGAAAGGAAGTAATTCGAACCAAGtgctcgaaaaaaaaaaatatctgaaGGAGGATATGTTATTTAAGAATagtaaaattgaaaatgaagATTATATAGTAACGGGAGAAGTTATATTCAACACAGCAATGGTTGGATACCCAGAAGCTTTAACGGACCCTAGTTACTTTGGACAGATACTCGTATTAACATTCCCCTCAATTGGAAATTATGGTGTGGAAAAAGTacatcataataattttggattggtgaaaaatttcgaaagcaataaaatacaaatccAAGGGTTAGTAATATGtgagtacacaaaaaagtcGTACCACTACAATTCGTGCATCACACTAAGTGAATGGCTGAAGTTGTATAAAGTGCCCTGTATAGGTGGAATAGATACCAGagcattaacaaaaattttgagaGAAAAAGGTAGCATGTTAGGGAAAATCgtcatttataaaaatgcgaaaaatgtaaataagctatataaagaaataagcCTATTTGACCCAGGACAGATCGATACCATCAAATATGTATGTAATCACTTTATTCGAGTTATAAAATTGGggaaagtaaattattacaacaattgtaaaagtaaagaaaattCGAAAGGGACAAATGATGCTAATGATTATTCCCCAGAAGAAcaagagaaggaaaatggTAATAATAGCCTTACGAAATGCAATAGCTATAATTACCAAAGTGTTTCTTcattcgaaaaaatggactcTAACAAAAATTCAAATGAGCATTCGTTACTAAGGGACAAAATGAACCTTTTGACCTCATCAGATGAGAATATTGACCATTGTAGTAGCTACCAGGAGTATTGCACcaatggggggaagaaggatgCGTTTTTTAACCTACGTGGTGCATGCgaatatgataaatatttgaTAGACTTGGAGGAAAATTCCTTCTTCCACGATGGCAATGTGGACGAGTATGGCCACTACGACGTGGAGATGAGTCTGCAAAGGAGTGGACTGAGTGATGCCGGCAACGAGGAGTGTACCGCGAGCGGAAGAGGTGAGCGTAGTGCCCCGAAGGATGAGGCAACGTTCAACCTTAATAACGACTACTCTAcgtacgtaaaaaaaaaactaaaccAGGAGGAATTTCTCAAGCTTGTGAACAAGAGAAAATTCGACacggaaaaaattatcgtcGTTGTAGATTGCGGGATTAAAAATAGTATAATAAAGAATCtaatgaaaaatggcaaagacCTACCCTTGACGTATATCATTGTGCCGTATTACTACGACTATAACAGCATAGATTACGACGCAGTTTTACTGTCTAACGGTCCAGGGGacccaaaaaaatgtgactTTTTAATTGAAACATTGAAGAAAAGCTTACAAAAGAATAAGCTCATATTTGGCATTTGTTTAGGTAATCAGCTACTGGGAATTTCTCTTGGATGCGAGAcgtacaaaatgaagtacGGGAATAGAGGGGTAAACCAACCCGTTATCCAACTAGTAGATAACAAATGTTACATAACGTCGCAAAATCATGGGTACtgtttgaagaagaaaagtaTATTGAAAAGAAAGGAGCTAGCCATTAGCTACGTCAACGCTAATGACAAATCGGTAGAAGGCATTAcccacaaaaatggaagattCTACAGTGTCCAGTTTCACCCTGAGGGAAATAATGGACCAGAAGAtacttccttcctttttaaaaatttcctcatAGATATgttcaacaaaaaaagagaatttcGAGAACATATCGGACATAacataatttacataaaaaaaaaagtgcttctGCTGGGCAGCGGTGGACTATGTATAGGGCAAGCAGGAGAGTTCGATTACTCAGGCACTCAGGCTATTAAAAGTTTGAAAGAGTGTGGCATCTATGTAATTTTAGTGAACCCCAATATTGCCACGGTGCAAACTTCCAAAGGGTTAGCCGAtaaggtatattttttacccgTCAACTGCGaatttgtggaaaaaattatcaaaaaggaaaaacccgatttcattttgtgcacctTTGGTGGGCAAACCGCCCTGAATTGTGCACTCATGTtggagcagaaaaaaattctaaaaaaaaataattgcttAGCTTTGGGGACATCCCTAGAATCCATTTTGATAACAGAAAATAGGAGCATGTTCGCAGAAAAGCTGCGagaaattaatgaaattatAGCACCGTATGGAAGTGCTAAAAATGTAGAACAAGCCATTGAAGTAGCTAACAAAATTGGGTACCCCATCTTAGTACGCACGACCTTCTCCCTAGGAGGACTAAACAGTAGCTTCATAAATAACGAAGAGGAGTTAGTCAAAAAGTGCAAAGAAATATTCCTGCAAACggataatgaaatatttatcgATAAGTCATTAAAAGGGTGGAAAGAAATAGAATACGAATTGTTAAGAGATAACAAAAACAATTGTATAGCAATTTGTAACATGGAAAATATAGACCCCTTAGGTATCCACACAGGAGACAGCATCGTCGTTGCTCCTTCTCAGACTCTGAGTAACTATGAATATTATAAGTTTCGCGAAATAGCCCTTAAGGTTATTACTCACTTGAACATTATTGGGGAATGTAACATTCAGTTCGGTATTAACCCTAAAACGGGGGAGTACTGCATTATCGAGGTGAATGCCAGACTGAGCAGAAGTTCAGCACTAGCGTCAAAGGCTACAGGGTACCCGTTAGCTTACATATCTGCTAAAATAGCTCTTGGGTACGATTTGATTagcttaaaaaatagtaTCACGAAGAAAACTACTGCTTGTTTTGAGCCTTCCCTTGATTACATCACGACAAAAATTCCAAGGTGGGACTTAAACAAATTTGAGTTTGCCTCCAAAACGATGAATAGCAGTATGAAAAGTGTAGGAGAAGTTATGTCTATAGGTAGGACCTTTGAAGAATCTATACAAAAATCTCTCAGATGTATAGATGATAACTACCTAGGGTTCAGTAACACATACTGTATTGATTGGGATGAGGCCAAAATTGTGGATGAGTTGAAGAACCCATCTCCAAAAAGGATAGATGCAATTCACCAAGCTTTTCATTTGAACATCCCTATGGAAAAAATCCACGAACTGACCCATATAGACTACTGGTTTTTGCACAAgttttacaacatttttaatcTGCAGAATAGGCTAAAAACGTTATCGTTGGAGCAGCTCTCCTTTTATGacttgaaatattttaagaaGCACGGATTCAGTGACAAGCAAATCGCTCATTACCTCTCCTTTAACAATCCGAAGGTTAATGAAGCGGTTGTGATGAGGTATAGAGAAAGCATAGGTCTACATCCGCACATAAAAGTTATTGACACCCTATCTGCTGAGTTCCCAGCGTTGACTAATTATTTGTATTTGACTTACCAAGGTGTGGAGCATGACGTGTTGCCTCTGAacatgaagaggaagaagaaattgcCTTTAGGGAGTACCGGGAAAAAGGTGAATAGGGCAGGAAACCGTGTGTACCCTCATATTTCTATTGAGATGCAGGAGAAGAAAGCGATGAAACAGCTGCAGATGGGTTATGATCAGAATGGCTATAGTGAGGCGTTTGGCAATGATGTAGATGTGACTGTCATGAGTAGAAAGGTAGATGGAGCTGTAGGTCAGCACAACAAGATGGTGAATTCATCCCCCTTTGAAGATTCTAACAAGGAGGGTCCCTTTTCTACCGATGAGGGAGCACAAATGAATGTACATGCGAGTCCATCCAATCAACTGCTTAGTAAAGACgggaaagaggaaaagagcATAGGGTCAGACGAAACGAATGTATTTAGtgtgaaaaattatacaaataatGTTTCCTTCCCCAATAGTCTTAACATCGCGGGGAGTACAATGGTAAATAACAACCCCCAAAGTGCCACACAAGAAGGGCGAGACAGCAAACACACCAAAGAGTTCAGTGCAAATAACACAAGCAAAGATGAATGCAGTAAGAAATTGCAAAATAGGGAAGTACTAATGAACCACAAAATAGACGACATCTCGAATAGAAGTTCGCACTCGACAAATGATCAGTTATATTTGGAAAACTTTAACACATCGGATGAAGAAATGacgaacaaaaatggagacgcGTATTATCTGtccaagaagaaaaagaatttctCAGATAGTAAGGAAGCAGGAAATCTGTACTACTTAGTGGATTCCGTGTACAATAATGAatacaaaatgagcaaaatgaaagagtTAATTAATAGCGAGTACACGGACAGTAATGACAGTCTGCCTTGTGAGCAGCGTGGCTTTGTTGTGAAATCGGGACAAATGGGAGCACGATTCGGGGCAACTTCCCCAGCTGAAGATTCCATTCCTATGTACGTCCCGCGATATGCTGGCCGTAAGTCCAACGCGGTGAAAGAGGAAAGCGCCAAAGGGGACAAGCTCCATCATCATAAAGccgaaagggaaagaagcaAAGGAAGGGGCAGCAGCAAAGGAAGGGGCAGCAGCAAAGGAAGGGGCAGCAGCAAAGGAAGGGGCAGCAgcaaaggaagaagtagcagcaaaggaagaagtagCAGCAAAAAGAGGGAGACCAAACTGAACAGCAATGGCATAAACTGTGATGATAGAAATAGCGACTGCTTCTCCGAATTGTCCTACTTGCGCAATTGCACCAAATCAAGTGATGCAGAAAATGACGACattgatgatgatgatgatgctTATTACAATGGGGTGGATGACGTGTACACATGCAGCACAGATAATGACCTCTTCGATGACTATGTAGAATCGTACAACACTTTTTCCTCGAAGGAATCAGAAGGATCATCCATATATtccgaaaatgaaaacatctTTAGTGAAAAATTTAACGATATCGGTTTTAAGATAATTCATGATAGgaatgaaaaggagaaagaaaaaaatgttttattgtGTTAG
- a CDS encoding hypothetical protein (putative), producing MEAASSYDRNDTFKSAKNRSTKNNREQQDEKNNSNLLTIYSFISSYVFKEDMNYDENDSRYELLESQDLENESYEKKVSFSEYNEKVYRYYRGRSGSDQAGEVEDEEYEYDHEEEDEEEEEGERGEDYEEEDDEEGDDEEDVEENHEEDEEDEGHYHGICAADSDVHAVASANEEDIIVQGRVPRKKGKSRSRRKKGTPRTKNNMTSMKDTKYRNKLYKKGNKNKIHNVNEDSMEDHSNGPIKRNINNISKYFMLSMDNINEQENIFKDEKQLSRQMSYYNDAYYYTSEMIYKNNKRHKEKLALYLRLMSLFVNIMIGIYLITHFPHTNNEFEMNSQNSHSKEHENLKEIIRNRLDPAKNGAPATYGDSADAHMNALTSQNEVLKNNEKKRKYLDILFRGSSKATEKEKESNSASPWNDENIVDSTKEDKEAVLVRGNSSNPVAKSSKTSAKETPQVNNQITEIDIVNLIYDEYIMHYIYMEMNKIYKYAIYSFFGELLVISIIVFSLFILRIIIKDNNKFSVILTM from the coding sequence ATGGAAGCAGCCAGCAGCTATGACAGAAACGATACATttaaaagtgcaaaaaataggtctacaaaaaataatagagaACAacaggatgaaaaaaataacagcaaTTTATTGACTATATATTCGTTCATTAGCAGCTATGTATTTAAGGAAGACATGAATTATGACGAAAATGACAGCAGGTATGAGTTGCTAGAGAGCCAAGATTTGGAAAATGAAAGCTACGAAAAGAAGGTCAGTTTTAGTGAGTATAACGAAAAGGTGTATCGGTATTACAGAGGCAGGAGTGGAAGCGATCAGGCAGGAGAAGTGGAAGACGAAGAGTATGAATATGAtcatgaggaggaagatgaggaggaagaggaaggtgaaaggggggaggattatgaggaggaagacgatgAAGAGGGGGACGATGAGGAAGACGTAGAGGAAAACCatgaggaggatgaagaagatgaaggCCATTACCATGGCATCTGCGCTGCGGACAGTGACGTGCATGCAGTGGCCAGCGCAAATGAAGAAGACATAATCGTGCAGGGAAGAGTCCcgcgtaaaaaaggaaaatcaagGAGccgcagaaaaaagggaacaccACGCacgaaaaataatatgaccTCTATGAAGGACACAAAATACAGAAATAAGctatacaaaaaggggaacaaaaataaaatccatAACGTAAATGAGGACTCTATGGAGGACCACAGTAATGGTCCCATCAAAAGGAACATTAACAACATCTCCAAATATTTCATGCTTTCTATGGATAATATAAACGAgcaagaaaatatttttaaagatgAAAAACAATTATCCAGACAAATGTCCTACTATAACGATGCGTACTATTATACCTCCGaaatgatatataaaaataataagcgGCACAAAGAGAAACTCGCATTGTACTTGAGATTAATGTCTTTGTTTGTGAACATAATGATTGGGATTTACCTGATAACACACTTCCCACACACGAATAACGAATTCGAAATGAACTCGCAAAATAGTCACTCCAAGGAACacgaaaatttaaaagaaattattcgGAATAGACTAGACCCTGCTAAAAATGGTGCACCTGCAACATATGGGGATAGCGCGGATGCGCATATGAATGCACtgactagccaaaatgaagtgttgaaaaataatgaaaaaaagaggaaatatTTGGACATTCTCTTTAGAGGCAGTTCCAAAGCtacggaaaaggaaaaggagtcCAATTCGGCTTCTCCCTGGAATGATGAAAACATCGTGGATAGTACAAAGGAAGATAAGGAGGCTGTCTTGGTACGGGGCAATTCTTCCAATCCCGTAGCAAAAAGCAGCAAAACAAGCGCAAAAGAAACTCCCCAAGTTAATAACCAAATCACAGAAATAGACATAGTAAATTTAATCTATGATGAGTACATAATGCACTACATTTATAtggaaatgaacaaaatatataaatatgcaataTATTCATTCTTCGGAGAATTGCTAGTAATATCTATCATTGTATTTTCACTATTCATTTTAAGGATCATTATAAAAGATAACAATAAATTTAGTGTAATCCTAACAATGTAA
- a CDS encoding transcription factor (putative) — protein sequence MEEEQENTENINMIKETIFGLPNSVILKIIHNNINLKNYKIRKEAVTTLGRCLSMFILYITDGALEHCEGEKRNTIFVRDILNSLDDSLFLDIHDELKRQIAIQEEIHKKESAKEAKNSAKADTASGADNAQGEMNDANKQDDLDILLQALE from the coding sequence atggaagaagaacaagaaaacacagaaaatataaatatgatcAAAGAGACCATTTTTGGTTTACCCAATAGCGTAATATTGAAGATAATACATAATAACATAAacttgaaaaattacaaaataaggAAAGAAGCAGTTACCACTTTGGGACGATGTTTGTCCATGTTCATTTTATACATTACTGATGGAGCATTGGAACATTGCGAAGGTGAAAAGAGAAACACAATTTTCGTTCGAGACATTTTAAACTCGCTAGACGATTCGTTATTTCTCGATATACACGATGAATTAAAGAGACAAATAGCCATTCAAGAAgaaattcataaaaaggaaagcgcCAAGGAGGCTAAGAACTCTGCCAAGGCGGATACCGCAAGTGGTGCAGATAATGCACAAGGCGAAATGAACGACGCCAACAAACAGGACGACTTGGACATACTGCTGCAGGCTCTcgag